The sequence below is a genomic window from Meles meles chromosome 3, mMelMel3.1 paternal haplotype, whole genome shotgun sequence.
TGGCAGAGGAGACAGCCGTGGCCCTGGTGCAGGTATCTGACCGAGATGAGGGAGAGAACGCCGCTGTCACCTGTGTGGTGGCAAATGACGTGCCCTTCCAGCTGCGCCAGGCCAGTGAGACGGGAAGTGACAGCAAAAAGAAGTACTTCTTACAGACCACCACTCCACTCGATTACGAGAAGGTCAAAGACTACACCATAGAGATTGTGGCTGTGGACTCTGGCAACCCCCCACTCTCTAGTACCAACTCCCTCAAGGTGCAGGTGGTAGATGTCAATGACAATGCCCCCGTGTTCACCCAGAGTGTCACTGAGGTTGCCTTCCCAGAAAACAACAAGCCGGGTGAAGTGGTCGCTGAAGTCACCGCCAGCGATGCCGACTCAGGCTCTAACGCAGAGCTGGTTTACTCTCTGGAGCCAGAGCCAGCTGCCAAGGGCCTCTTCACCATCTCTCCTGACACTGGAGAGATCCGGGTGAAGACATCCCTTGATCGGGAACAGCGGGATAGTTACGAGTTGAAGGTGGTGGCAGCTGACCGTGGCAGTCCCAGCCTGCAGGGCACAGCCACCGTCCTTGTCAATGTGCTGGACTGCAATGACAATGACCCCAAGTTTATGCTGAGTGGCTACAACTTCTCAGTGATGGAGAACATGCCAGCACTGAGTCCAGTGGGCATGGTGACCGTCATTGATGGAGACAAAGGGGAGAACGCCCGGGTACAGCTCACGGTGGAGCAGGACAATGGTGATTTCGTTATCCAAAATGGCACAGGCACCATCCTCTCCAGCCTGAGCTTTGATCGGGAGCATCAGAGCACCTACACCTTCCAGCTGAAGGCAGTGGACGGGGGTGTCCCACCTCGCTCAGCGTATGTGGGCGTCACCATCAACGTGTTGGATGAGAATGACAACGCACCCTTCATCACCGCCCCTTCCAACACCTCCCACCAGCTGTTGACCCCACAGACACGTCTTGGTGAGACGGTCAGCCAGGTGACAGCCGAGGACATTGACTCCGGGGTCAATGCGGAGTTGACCTACAGCATCGCTGGTGGCAACCCTTACGGACTCTTCCAGATTGGGTCCCATTCAGGGGCCATCACCCTTGAGAAGGAGATCGAGCGGCGCCATCACGGGCTGCACCGCCTGGTGGTGAAAGTCAGTGACCGTGGCAAGCCCCCGCGCTATGGCACGGCCTTGGTCCACCTTTACGTCAATGAGACCCTGGCCAACCGCACCCTTCTGGAGACCCTGCTGGGCCACAGCCTGGACACGCCACTGGACATCGATATCGCTGGGGATCCAGAATATGAGCGCTCCAAGCAACGTGGCAACATCCTCTTTGGAGTGGTGGCCGGTGTGGTGGCCGTGGCCTTGCTCATTGCCCTGGCAGTGCTTGTGCGCTACTGCCGGCAGCGGGAGGCCAAGAGTGGCTACCAGGCTGGCAAGAAGGAAACCAAGGACCTGTATGCCCCCAAGCCCAGCAGCAAAGCCtccaagggaaacaaaggcaagggCAAGAAGAGCAAGTCCCCGAAGCCTGTGAAGCCAGTGGAGGACGAGGATGAGGCTGGGCTGCAGAAGTCTCTCAAGTTCAACCTGATGAGCGATGCCCCTGGAGACAGCCCCCGCATCCACCTGCCCCTCAACTACCCGCCGGGCAGCCCTGACCTGGGCCGCCACTACCGCTCGAACTCCCCACTGCCTTCCATCCAGCTGCAGCCCCAGTCACCCTCGGCCTCCAAGAAGCACCAAGTGGTGCAGGACCTGCCACCCGCAAACACATTTGTGGG
It includes:
- the PCDH1 gene encoding protocadherin-1 isoform X3, with amino-acid sequence MVSRAGGRRCPEAALLLLDSARMGPPRPSPGPGGQRLLLPPLPLALLLLLVASPGRATRVVYKVPEEQPPNTLIGSLAADYGFPDVGHLYKLEVGAPYLRVDGKTGDIFTTETSIDREGLRECQNQLPGEPCILEFEVSITDLVQNGSPRLLEGQIEVQDINDNTPNFASPVITLPIPENTNIGSLFPIPVASDRDAGPNGVASYELQAGPEAQELFGLQVAEDQEGKQPQLIVMGNLDRERWDSYDLTIKVQDGGSPPRASSALLRVTVLDTNDNAPKFERPSYEAELSENSPIGHSVIQVKANDSDQGANAEIDYTFHQAPEVVRRLLRLDRNTGLITVQGPVDREDLSTLRFSVLAKDRGTNPKSARAQVVVTVKDMNDNAPTIEIRGIGLVTHQDGMANISEDVAEETAVALVQVSDRDEGENAAVTCVVANDVPFQLRQASETGSDSKKKYFLQTTTPLDYEKVKDYTIEIVAVDSGNPPLSSTNSLKVQVVDVNDNAPVFTQSVTEVAFPENNKPGEVVAEVTASDADSGSNAELVYSLEPEPAAKGLFTISPDTGEIRVKTSLDREQRDSYELKVVAADRGSPSLQGTATVLVNVLDCNDNDPKFMLSGYNFSVMENMPALSPVGMVTVIDGDKGENARVQLTVEQDNGDFVIQNGTGTILSSLSFDREHQSTYTFQLKAVDGGVPPRSAYVGVTINVLDENDNAPFITAPSNTSHQLLTPQTRLGETVSQVTAEDIDSGVNAELTYSIAGGNPYGLFQIGSHSGAITLEKEIERRHHGLHRLVVKVSDRGKPPRYGTALVHLYVNETLANRTLLETLLGHSLDTPLDIDIAGDPEYERSKQRGNILFGVVAGVVAVALLIALAVLVRYCRQREAKSGYQAGKKETKDLYAPKPSSKASKGNKGKGKKSKSPKPVKPVEDEDEAGLQKSLKFNLMSDAPGDSPRIHLPLNYPPGSPDLGRHYRSNSPLPSIQLQPQSPSASKKHQVVQDLPPANTFVGTGDTTSTGSEQYSDYSYRTNPPKYPSKQLPHRRVTFSATSQAQELQDPSQHSYYDSGLEESETPSSKSSSGPRLGPLALPEDHYERTTPDGSIGEMEHPENEPAGRSRP